GTAGTTTATCAAGTAATCAGAAATGGGTAACATTAGATGAGTGTAAAGAGCTCCCGTTTCCAGTAGTGCATCAAAAAATTTATCAGCAAATCGAAAAACTTCAGTAATAAACAAAGAACCCCAACAAATAGTTGGGGTTCTTTGTGCTAGTCAATAGTAGGGCGTGTACCACTAGTCCAGTCTGCTTCATTTCTATGAAGACCACCACGTGATTCAATTTCTTTTATTATTTCTTTTTGCATTGTGCTACCTTCGATATTTAAATAACCAGTAATTTGCTGAAATGAATGATGATAGTATTCCAATTCACTATCTTTCCACTGAGTTTTTGGAGTCATGGATAATTCTGAAAGATCTCTGCCAACGTACATAATAAGCCTCCTTATAATTTTTTCTCTTAGTTTTCCACTCGAACAGTTCATTAAACAAAAAAATAAAGTAAAGTTTTTTACATATTACTCCGACTAATGGACATCATATTATTCGTGGAGGTGATAAATCATGAACAACAACAATCAATTCAATGCTGGAAAAACAGCATCTGGAACTAACATTGGCAAAGTAAGACAACAAAACCAAGGTTTTGGACAAGAGTTTTCAAGTGAAACTGATGTTCAAGCAGTTAGAGAAGCTAATGCACAATCTACTCAAAAAACTGCTTCTAAAAATTTTGGACAACAAAACCAAAGTTTTGGACAAGAGTTTGCAAGTGAAACTGATGTTCAAGCTGTAAGAGAAGCAAATGCAAAATCTGCACAAAGATCTTCTTCTGGCAACTTTGGTCAACAAAACCAACAATAATTACCTAAAAGAAAATTACTAGAAGTGCGCTGTTGATGAAAGTTAGAGAGTAAAGACATTTACTTCCTATACTCATCTTCCTGTCTGATGTGAGATCATGCAGTCTAGTTGTTATAAAGAACGTTCAAAAAGAGCACCCTTATGTTAAGGGTGCTCTTTTACCTTTGTGTAATGTATGTCCAACAATTTAAATCCTCATAGAATTATAAATTCTTCTCAATAGTCAAATATCGTCAAATGTAGTCAAAGGGATTATGTTAGTTTTCAAGAAATAGTGTAATAATGAAATAAGGATGGTGAATGGTATGCAAGTATTCGATGAATTGGTAAGTCGTCAGCTTGAAACAATGGATCAGTTAATAAAGATTCAAGAAGAAATTGAACGATGTCAAGAAATTGAAAACCAACTATTTGAATTAGAGGATTTGTCAAAGTTGTCTTCTATCCAAGATGAAATACATATAATGAGATCTGAATTAAAAGCTATCCAAGACACCTTTTTAATACAAACACAACAAATTATTAAATCTTTCTCAGATGAGAGAAAAATAGCATTAAAATAAAAAAACAATGGGGCATTTTACCAAATTAAACTCCCTTTTGTTTAAAAATGGATAAGAACTAGTTATAATAGAAATGTAAAGTATAAATAAAGTGTTGAAATGCGTCCACACTAGAAAGAAGGGAGAAACAATGAACGTTCCCAAACCAGGAGAAAAAATACAGATACATAGTTACAAACATAATGGACATATTCATCGTATATGGGAAGAGACAACCATTTTAAAAGGGACGCAGCAGTTAGTAATTGGCGCAAATGATCGCACGCTTGTAACTGAATCGGACGGTAGAACATGGGTTACACGAGAGCCAGCAATTTGTTACTTTGATATGGATTATTGGTTTAATGTTATTGGAATGATTAGAGAAGATGGAGTTTATTATTACTGTAATATTAGCTCACCATTCGTCTTTGAAGATGGTGCCATTAAGTATATTGACTATGATCTAGATATTAAAGTTTTTCCAGATATGACTTACGTGCTGTTAGATGAAGATGAATATGAGAATCATCGACAAATAATGAATTATCCTCCTATTATTGACCCAATCTTAAAAAAGAACTTAGGTTATTTAAAGGAATTAATTCATCAACGAAAAGGGCCGTTTGCTACCGATTTTATTGATAATTGGTATGAACGATTCTTAATGTATCGTGATTAAACGAAACTGTTGAGCGGACTTAGTCTTTTGAGAATCAATCATCTCAAAAAGATTGCTCAACAGTTTCTTTTTGAATGATATGAAAGGATGAAAATATGGGAAGTATTAAACGTTATTTAAAATTTGTTAAACCATATCGATTTCATATTTTTTTAACGATTGCTATTGGTATCGTTAAATTTGGAATCCCATTGATATTACCGTTTTTATTAAAATATGTAGTTGATAACATCATTAATTCATCATTACCAATTGCAACCAAAAGCTCACATCTTATCTACATCATGCTAATTGCATTTGGAATTTTTGTTATTGTAAGACCACCTATTGAGTATTTCAGACAGTATTACGCTCAATATATCGGTAGTCGAATTTTATTTGATATTAGAGATCATTTATTTAAACATTTACAAAAACTAAGCTTAAGATATTATGCTAATGCAAAGACGGGTGAAGTCATTTCACGAGTAATAAATGATGTTGAATCTACTAAAGACTTTGTTATTACTGGGTTGATGAATGTTTGGTTAGATTTAATAACAATCTTAATTACAGTTACAATCATGTTAACAATGGATGTAAAGTTAACGCTTGTATCATTAATCGTTTTGCCGTTCTATACATTAGCAGTAAAGTACTTTTTCGGTCGACTTCGATTTTTGACTCGCCAAAGATCTCAAGCCTTAGCTGTTTTACAGGGGTTCTTAACAGAAAGAATTCAAGGGATGCAAGTAACACGAAGTTTTGCATTGGAAGATTATGAAAGCGGACTATTTAAAGAAAAAAATGGTGAGTTTTTAGATCGTGCTCTTAAACATACAGGTTGGAATGCGAGTACGTTTACAATTATTAATACATTAACTGATATTGGACCATTATTAATTATCGGTTTTTCTGCATATCAAGTCATTCATGGTCACTTAACACTTGGTGAGATGGTGGCATTCGTCGGATATATTGATCGTTTATATGATCCACTTAGAAGATTAGCGAATTCTTCAACATCATTAACACAATCGTTTGCATCGATGGATCGTGTCTTTGAATTAATGGATGAAAAGTATGATATCGTTAATCGGGATAATCCAATTTATGCCAAGAAGTTAGATGGTCAAATACACTTTAATCACGTATCTTTTCAATATAATGCCGCTGATGATGAAGTCATTCAAGATGTAACTTTTCAAATTGAACCTGGTCAAAAGATTGCATTGGTTGGATCGAGTGGTGGTGGAAAGTCTTCGTTAGTTAGTTTAATACCACGATTTTATGACGTAACAAAAGGTTCTATTAAAATTGATGGTGTTGACATAAGGGACTTTGATTTAAAAAGTATGCGTGAAAAAATCGGTATTGTTTTACAAGACAATTTTCTTTTTAGTGATACTGTAAAATCGAACATTCATTATGGCAATCCGAGAGCTAGTGAAGAAGAAATTATTGCAGCTGCCAAAGCAGCCAATGCACACGATTTTATCATGAGTTTACCAGATGGATATGACACGCTTGTTGGGGAAAGAGGAGTAAAGCTTTCAGGTGGTCAAAAACAACGTGTAGCAATAGCCCGTGTATTTTTAAGAAATCCTTCTATTCTAATTTTTGATGAAGCTACTTCAGCTCTTGATTTAGAAAATGAAAGGTATATCCAAGACGCGATTCATGAATTAGCAAAGAACCGTACAACAATATTTATTGCACATAGATTATCTACCATTACACATGTAGATAAAATCGTTTATATTGATCAAGGTCGTATTGTCGAAATCGGTTCTCATGAGGAATTAATGGCAAAAAAAGAAGCTTACTATCATTTGTTTGAAATTCAAAATTTAGAAACTAGTTCGAGTTCAGTATAGAAGATTAGCACAAAGATATTCTTTGTGCTTTTTTTATTTGAAGAAGTAAGTGTAAATTAAACAACGAACTGCAAATAAAATCCGAAAATCAAAAATGAAATTGGCAGAAATGCAAATAAAATACTAGAATCGCAAATAATATCAGCAAAACTGCAATTAAAGTTTCAAGAATAAAAGCCTCCACAATTGGAGGCTTTTACATTGTTTCGACCTGTTCAACTTGAACTTGGTATTCTTTGTGATAAGTTTGATGGCTATCAACGAGCGTATTTAAATGCTCAACATTTTCGCTATATTCTAAAATGGCAGATACTACTTGGAATAAATGTAACCATGTTTTTTGTTTTTCTTCGTCATTAAGATCATGGTGGTCCAAGAATGCCTTTGTTAATTTATCTTTTAATATATTTTCTTCTCTATGAAGTGGAGCAGTTTGATCAAAGTTTACTTTACCGATTAATTTCATTAAAGCATGTTCGTGAAATTGCATTAAGCAAGTTAGTTCATTTTTTACTAAATCTTGGAACTCTTTTGGAGATGCGTTAATTTCATATTCTAATCGGTTTAAAGCTTTTAACGTATCAAATGCATTATCGGCTGTGACAAGCATTTGTCTAAACAATACGATTTTACGAGATTTTTCATGCTCTTTTTTCTTACGACCAACAAGAATAATTCGGTCTTCTTTGTATAATCGATATATTTTTGTAACATTTCTCATGATTTCTTTTAATTGATAAATTTCATCTTTTAATCCATTATGGCTAACAGTTTTGTGTAGAGCCATCATCATTAATTTATTTGTTTGTTCAGTAATGGAAATCATACCACGAGATAATTTTTTTTCATAATTTGGAGGCATTAAGAAAATATTTACAAATGATGCAGCTAAAACACCAATTGTTACTGCCAAAATACGATCGAAAGTAAAAATGGCAAAGTGTTCGGTACTTGTACTTACCTCCATAATAACGACTACAGTAACTAAAGTTGTAGCAATTGTATTTTCGAGTTTTAGTTTTAATGTAATGATAATCACGAGAATACATGTAAATCCTATAATTACTGGATTATTCCCTAGAGTAATCACTGCAATAATTGCCAGTATCGCACCAATCAAGTTAGCTTGAAGTTGTTCAATTAACGATTTATATGATTGGTTTACTGATGATTTTAATGCCGAAATAGCAGAGATACCTGCAATCGAAGCTGTAGATAAATCAAAAAACATCGCGCTATAAATGGCGAGCGTAATAGCTATACCAGTTTTTAGAACACGCGCTCCTAATCTCATTGTATTACTCCTTTTTGTTTGTCTAGCTTAATGCTTGTAATGAAATATGAACGTTTAACTATATTACTACTAAACTACTTTTTATTACATTGAGTGTTTTTCAAAATTGCTTCAATTAAAAGTAATTTTTATTTTTTCTCATGTAACATCCTGTAACTATACAATGAACTACACGCATTATCAATACAATTTTTTAAGAAATTATGTTAATTATATGATTGAGAAAAAAGATTAAATTGTTAGTTAAATTAAAAGATTTCGAACTTAAAAATGAAAGGGCTTTACTATTAAATAATGAAAAAAGAAGCGAAAGATTTCGCTTCTTTTTTATAAAATCATTCAGTTGAAACAGACGGATCCGCTTGTTCTTTTTTAGGTTTAATTTGTAAGAAGTTTTGTTCAATGTCGTCTAATAAACTTTGAACAAATTCAGCTTCGTCATGCTGATTATGCTGAGTTAAAAGTGATATATATTTCACTAACAATTCATTTAGATCGTTTTTACCAGTTTCATCGACAGGTACAATACTTACACTTGCACCTTTTGCGATTCGATTTTGGTAAGCTTCCTTAGTAAGGCCTAATTCAGATGAATTTCGAACGTAAATTACTCCGCCAGTCATACCAGCACACATCCATGGACCTGGATCTCCTAGAACAACTGCACGACCACCAGTCATATATTCAAAAGCAAAACCGTTTATATTTGCTTTTGCACCTAGACGAGTTTTCTGTGAAATAGGTTGACTAGATTGATTACGGCCACCAATTACAACATCTGCTCCTGATAAACGAATGCCTGCTCGCGAGTCAGCGTTACCCTGGATAAAGAATTGTCCTTTTTGTGCTCCATATGCAAAGCATTTTCCGACTGAACCACCAAAGTATTGTCCGTTAGCACCTAAAGCTTTACTAATAAAAATCGTTCCACCAAAAGCAGTTTTCGCTACTCCATCTTGAGCTCCGCCTTGAACGAATACAGAATAATCTTCTACTGTATAAGTTCCTAAGCCATTTCCAGGAATGGATTGATCCTCGAAGCTAATTTCGACAGGGGAAGCTACACCTTTGGTTTGTTTTTTTACTACTAGGTCATGGATTAATAAACTGCCGGCATGGCGATATTCATTGTCAACCTTTGCAAAAACACCAACGTCATTACTTTGAAGTACTTTAGCAGATTCTCCATTCGATAGTACGTATTCTTTTTTCTCAATTTTAATAGAAGATAATAAATTAGTTAAATTTAGCGTATCTAAAAATCTTGTTTGTTTTAAAAATTCAGTTTTACCAACAAGGTCTTGAGCATTTTTTACTCCTAGTGAACCAACAATCACTTGCAATTCATCTTTGAATGCAGTGAAGAATTGTACTAAATTTGTCACTGCTGTTTCTAGTTGTCTAGGTGTGAATTTTCGTAAACCGTGACGCATTGCTTCAATTTCGGATTCGATTTGTGTTGCAATACCAACGTGACATGTATCTAAATGACAACCACGACAAGTCGTACAACCGATTGCAATCATTGATAAAGTTCCAAATCCGATTCGGTTTGCACCAAGTATCATCATTTTTACTACATCATTAACACTTTTCATTCCGCCATCCGCCCAAATCTCGACAGAATTACGTAAACCAGATTCCAGTAGTGCATTGTGGGCTGCACGAACACCAATTTCAACTGGTAAACCTACATTTTGAATTGCATGAACACGGGCAGCACCCGTTCCTCCATCAAAACCGCTAATATTGATAAAGTTTGCACCTGCTTTTGCAATACCAACAGCAATTGTGCCGATATTTGGAACAACAGGGACTTTTACAGCAACTTTTGCTTTAGGATTAACAGCTTTAATCTCACTTATCATTTGAGCTAAATCTTCAATGGAATAAATATCATGATTATTTGAAGGTGAAATTAAATCAGAACCAAGTGTTGCATTTCTCGTTTCCGCAATTTTCTGTGTAACCTTTGAAGCAGGTAAATGACCACCTTCACCAGGTTTTGCACCTTGACCAATTTTAATCTCAATTAAGTTAGAAGAGTGAAGTAAATTAGCATTAACTCCGAATCGACCT
This genomic interval from Gottfriedia acidiceleris contains the following:
- a CDS encoding gamma-type small acid-soluble spore protein, whose protein sequence is MNNNNQFNAGKTASGTNIGKVRQQNQGFGQEFSSETDVQAVREANAQSTQKTASKNFGQQNQSFGQEFASETDVQAVREANAKSAQRSSSGNFGQQNQQ
- a CDS encoding YgaB family protein; the protein is MQVFDELVSRQLETMDQLIKIQEEIERCQEIENQLFELEDLSKLSSIQDEIHIMRSELKAIQDTFLIQTQQIIKSFSDERKIALK
- the ntdP gene encoding nucleoside tri-diphosphate phosphatase, translating into MNVPKPGEKIQIHSYKHNGHIHRIWEETTILKGTQQLVIGANDRTLVTESDGRTWVTREPAICYFDMDYWFNVIGMIREDGVYYYCNISSPFVFEDGAIKYIDYDLDIKVFPDMTYVLLDEDEYENHRQIMNYPPIIDPILKKNLGYLKELIHQRKGPFATDFIDNWYERFLMYRD
- a CDS encoding ABC transporter ATP-binding protein; amino-acid sequence: MGSIKRYLKFVKPYRFHIFLTIAIGIVKFGIPLILPFLLKYVVDNIINSSLPIATKSSHLIYIMLIAFGIFVIVRPPIEYFRQYYAQYIGSRILFDIRDHLFKHLQKLSLRYYANAKTGEVISRVINDVESTKDFVITGLMNVWLDLITILITVTIMLTMDVKLTLVSLIVLPFYTLAVKYFFGRLRFLTRQRSQALAVLQGFLTERIQGMQVTRSFALEDYESGLFKEKNGEFLDRALKHTGWNASTFTIINTLTDIGPLLIIGFSAYQVIHGHLTLGEMVAFVGYIDRLYDPLRRLANSSTSLTQSFASMDRVFELMDEKYDIVNRDNPIYAKKLDGQIHFNHVSFQYNAADDEVIQDVTFQIEPGQKIALVGSSGGGKSSLVSLIPRFYDVTKGSIKIDGVDIRDFDLKSMREKIGIVLQDNFLFSDTVKSNIHYGNPRASEEEIIAAAKAANAHDFIMSLPDGYDTLVGERGVKLSGGQKQRVAIARVFLRNPSILIFDEATSALDLENERYIQDAIHELAKNRTTIFIAHRLSTITHVDKIVYIDQGRIVEIGSHEELMAKKEAYYHLFEIQNLETSSSSV
- a CDS encoding FUSC family protein — protein: MRLGARVLKTGIAITLAIYSAMFFDLSTASIAGISAISALKSSVNQSYKSLIEQLQANLIGAILAIIAVITLGNNPVIIGFTCILVIIITLKLKLENTIATTLVTVVVIMEVSTSTEHFAIFTFDRILAVTIGVLAASFVNIFLMPPNYEKKLSRGMISITEQTNKLMMMALHKTVSHNGLKDEIYQLKEIMRNVTKIYRLYKEDRIILVGRKKKEHEKSRKIVLFRQMLVTADNAFDTLKALNRLEYEINASPKEFQDLVKNELTCLMQFHEHALMKLIGKVNFDQTAPLHREENILKDKLTKAFLDHHDLNDEEKQKTWLHLFQVVSAILEYSENVEHLNTLVDSHQTYHKEYQVQVEQVETM